The following are from one region of the Rhizobacter sp. AJA081-3 genome:
- a CDS encoding PhoH family protein, with translation MILRHAFIPPDNARLSHLCGSLDEHLRSIEGALDVTITRRNESFRIEGGKRQAERAVLLLQTLYDRARRAIPAEQVQLALVEAMADLRPATALRAATAADATAPDDEIVLHTRRTDLAGRTPNQITYLRNILAHDITFGIGPAGTGKTFLAVACAVDALERSQVQRIILTRPAVEAGERLGFLPGDLAQKVDPYLRPLYDALYDLMGFDRVTKAFEKGTLEIAPLAFMRGRTLNHAFVILDEAQNTTPEQMKMFLTRIGFGAKAVVTGDVSQIDLPRGSASGLIDAERVLRRVRGIATTRFTSADVVRHPLVARIVEAYDAARSDDA, from the coding sequence GTGATCCTTCGCCACGCCTTCATCCCGCCCGACAACGCCCGTTTGTCGCACCTGTGTGGCAGTCTCGACGAGCATCTGCGCAGTATCGAGGGCGCGCTGGACGTGACGATCACGCGCCGCAACGAATCCTTCCGCATCGAGGGCGGCAAGAGACAGGCCGAGCGGGCGGTGCTGCTGCTGCAGACGCTGTACGACCGGGCTCGCCGCGCCATCCCCGCCGAGCAGGTCCAACTGGCGCTGGTCGAAGCCATGGCCGACCTGCGGCCAGCCACCGCGCTGCGTGCCGCCACCGCCGCCGACGCTACGGCGCCGGACGACGAGATCGTGCTGCACACGCGCCGCACCGACCTGGCCGGCCGCACGCCGAACCAGATCACCTACCTGCGCAACATCCTCGCGCACGACATCACCTTCGGCATCGGGCCGGCCGGCACCGGCAAGACCTTCCTGGCCGTGGCTTGCGCCGTCGATGCGCTGGAGCGCAGCCAGGTGCAGCGCATCATCCTGACGCGCCCTGCGGTCGAGGCCGGCGAGCGCCTGGGCTTCCTGCCCGGCGACCTGGCGCAGAAGGTCGACCCGTACCTGCGCCCGCTGTACGACGCGCTGTACGACCTGATGGGCTTCGATCGCGTCACCAAGGCCTTCGAGAAAGGCACGCTGGAGATCGCCCCGCTGGCCTTCATGCGCGGGCGCACGCTGAACCACGCCTTCGTCATCCTCGACGAGGCGCAGAACACGACGCCGGAGCAGATGAAGATGTTCCTCACGCGAATCGGCTTCGGCGCGAAGGCGGTGGTCACCGGCGACGTCAGCCAGATCGACCTGCCGCGCGGCAGCGCCAGCGGCCTGATCGACGCCGAGCGCGTGCTGCGGCGCGTGCGCGGCATCGCCACGACGCGCTTCACCTCGGCCGATGTGGTGCGCCACCCGCTGGTGGCGCGCATCGTCGAGGCCTACGACGCGGCCCGATCGGACGATGCGTGA
- a CDS encoding response regulator transcription factor — MSNILLLEDLPEIRAWLKVLVHQVFPQAQISEAARVHDALELVSAVKFDLALVDLGLPDGSGVDVVAALREQQPEAQSVVVTIHDDDEHLFPALQAGAFGYVLKEQARELIAEQLNRMSQGEPPLSPSIARRVIAYFAAQARPQAKDTIPHVQLTDRENEVLLRVAKGFTLPEIGVQLNLSRHTIADYVKQIYRKLNVSSRAEAALEAQRLGLFGRSSR; from the coding sequence ATGAGCAACATTCTTCTGCTCGAAGACCTGCCCGAGATCCGCGCCTGGCTGAAGGTGCTGGTCCACCAGGTGTTCCCGCAGGCGCAGATTTCCGAGGCGGCGCGTGTCCACGATGCGCTCGAGCTCGTCAGCGCGGTCAAGTTCGATCTGGCCCTGGTCGACCTCGGCCTGCCCGACGGCTCGGGCGTCGACGTGGTCGCAGCGCTGCGCGAGCAGCAGCCCGAAGCGCAGTCGGTGGTGGTCACCATCCACGACGACGACGAGCACCTGTTCCCCGCGCTGCAGGCCGGCGCCTTCGGCTACGTGCTCAAGGAGCAGGCACGCGAGCTGATCGCCGAGCAGCTCAACCGCATGAGCCAGGGCGAGCCGCCGCTGTCGCCGTCGATCGCGCGCCGCGTCATCGCCTACTTCGCGGCGCAGGCCCGGCCGCAGGCCAAGGACACGATCCCGCACGTGCAGCTCACCGACCGCGAGAACGAGGTGCTGCTGCGCGTGGCCAAGGGCTTCACGCTGCCCGAGATCGGCGTGCAGCTCAACCTGTCCCGCCACACCATCGCCGACTACGTGAAGCAGATCTACCGCAAGCTCAACGTGAGCTCGCGTGCCGAGGCGGCACTGGAAGCGCAGCGGCTCGGCCTGTTCGGCCGCAGCAGCCGCTGA
- a CDS encoding ferredoxin, translated as MSYYERHIFFCLNQRDSGENACAQHGAQAGFDHCKSRVKGEGLARPGGVRVNKAGCLDRCAGGPVAVVYPEAVWYTYVDQQDIDEIVDSHLKKGQVVERLLLPPNVGR; from the coding sequence ATGAGCTATTACGAGCGACACATCTTCTTCTGCCTGAACCAGCGCGACAGCGGCGAGAACGCCTGCGCACAGCATGGGGCACAGGCGGGCTTCGACCACTGCAAGTCGCGCGTGAAGGGCGAGGGGCTGGCCCGCCCCGGCGGCGTGCGTGTCAACAAGGCCGGCTGCCTGGACCGCTGCGCCGGCGGCCCGGTGGCAGTGGTCTACCCCGAAGCCGTCTGGTACACCTACGTGGACCAGCAAGACATCGACGAGATCGTCGACTCGCACCTGAAGAAGGGCCAGGTGGTGGAGCGCCTGCTGCTGCCGCCGAACGTCGGCCGGTGA
- a CDS encoding D-alanyl-D-alanine carboxypeptidase family protein produces the protein MKRLTTWLAVWALALPLTVHAQAPQPPEVAAKSYLLLDVTSNQVLAERNADAPADPASLTKLMTAYVVFSAIRDKKISEEQILPVSLRAWEERKGGGSLMFIEPRSTPKVSDLLRGMIVNSGNDASVALAEGVGGTLPTFIEMMNRQAQAFGLKNTVFKNVTGLTEPGHHSSARDLAVIASRIIKDFPEFYPIYSTRKYRFEGAPASNENNRNVLLQRDPTVDGMKTGYTEAAGYCLIASAQRDFPNGKRRLISVVLNTTSMDARANESQKLLNWGYAAWDAVRLFEPGKAIATPQVWKGKLNEAKLGVEAGVFVTVPKGEGSKLVTKIERTDPLVAPLSKGQKVGVLKVATPAGLAVAEVPLVVLEAVDEAGIFGRAWDAIRLWIK, from the coding sequence ATGAAGCGACTGACTACCTGGCTGGCCGTATGGGCCCTTGCCCTCCCCCTGACCGTGCATGCGCAGGCGCCTCAGCCGCCCGAGGTCGCCGCGAAGAGCTACCTGCTGCTCGACGTGACCAGCAACCAGGTGCTCGCCGAGCGCAATGCCGACGCGCCGGCCGATCCGGCCTCGCTGACCAAGCTCATGACCGCCTATGTGGTCTTCAGTGCCATCCGCGACAAGAAGATCTCTGAAGAACAGATCCTCCCGGTCTCGCTGCGAGCCTGGGAAGAGCGCAAGGGCGGCGGCTCGCTGATGTTCATCGAGCCGCGCAGCACGCCCAAGGTGTCGGACCTGCTGCGCGGCATGATCGTCAACTCGGGCAACGACGCGTCGGTGGCGCTGGCCGAGGGCGTGGGCGGCACGCTGCCGACCTTCATCGAGATGATGAACCGCCAGGCTCAGGCCTTCGGGCTGAAGAACACGGTGTTCAAGAACGTCACCGGCCTGACCGAGCCGGGCCACCACAGCTCGGCGCGAGACCTCGCGGTGATCGCCTCGCGCATCATCAAGGACTTCCCGGAGTTCTACCCGATCTACTCGACGCGCAAGTACCGCTTCGAGGGTGCGCCGGCGAGCAACGAGAACAACCGCAACGTGCTGCTGCAGCGCGACCCGACGGTCGACGGCATGAAGACCGGCTACACCGAGGCCGCAGGCTATTGCCTGATCGCCAGCGCGCAGCGCGACTTCCCGAATGGCAAGCGCCGGCTGATCAGCGTGGTGCTCAACACGACGTCGATGGACGCGCGCGCCAACGAGAGCCAGAAGCTGCTGAACTGGGGCTACGCGGCCTGGGATGCCGTGCGCCTGTTCGAGCCGGGCAAGGCCATCGCCACGCCGCAGGTCTGGAAGGGCAAGCTCAACGAGGCCAAGCTCGGCGTCGAGGCCGGCGTGTTCGTCACCGTGCCCAAGGGCGAGGGCAGCAAACTGGTCACGAAGATCGAGCGCACCGACCCGTTGGTCGCGCCGCTGTCCAAGGGCCAGAAGGTGGGTGTGCTGAAGGTGGCCACCCCCGCCGGGCTGGCTGTGGCCGAGGTGCCGCTGGTGGTGCTGGAGGCCGTCGACGAGGCAGGCATCTTCGGCCGCGCCTGGGACGCCATCCGGCTGTGGATCAAGTAA
- a CDS encoding DMT family transporter has protein sequence MLLVLLTLVWGLNWPVMKLGVTHFPPLSFRAMSMWLGLPVLFIAVRAMKVPLRIERSQWRELGSLTFTNMIVWHVLAVLSVQALSSGRAAILGYTMPVFSALWGVALFGQRLSPRQLLGVAAAAVGVALLLWHELGRMTGRPWAAAGMLVSAAVWALGTQQLRRTRMTAPTLAIVFWMTVITTLVMTVLATALEHDRWHEPSPVVWATIVFNAVLIFGFAQPVWLYLARSLAPVASTLSVMMIPVLGTLSGAWWLDEQLHWQDFAAIALMLVAIASVLWPARPLQASQAA, from the coding sequence GTGCTGCTGGTGCTCCTCACGCTCGTCTGGGGCCTGAACTGGCCGGTGATGAAGCTGGGGGTCACGCATTTCCCGCCGCTGTCGTTCCGCGCCATGTCGATGTGGCTGGGCCTGCCGGTACTGTTCATCGCGGTGCGCGCGATGAAGGTGCCGCTGCGCATCGAGCGCTCGCAATGGCGCGAACTGGGCTCGCTGACCTTCACCAACATGATCGTCTGGCACGTGCTGGCGGTGTTATCGGTGCAGGCGCTGTCGTCCGGCCGCGCGGCCATCCTCGGCTACACGATGCCGGTGTTCTCGGCCCTGTGGGGCGTGGCGCTGTTCGGCCAGCGCCTGTCGCCGCGGCAGCTTCTGGGCGTGGCCGCTGCGGCGGTCGGCGTGGCGCTGCTGCTGTGGCACGAACTCGGCCGCATGACGGGTCGCCCCTGGGCAGCAGCGGGCATGCTCGTGTCGGCCGCCGTCTGGGCGCTGGGCACGCAGCAACTGCGCCGCACGCGCATGACGGCGCCCACGCTGGCCATCGTGTTCTGGATGACGGTGATCACGACGCTGGTGATGACGGTGCTGGCCACGGCGCTGGAGCACGACCGCTGGCACGAGCCGAGCCCCGTGGTGTGGGCGACGATCGTCTTCAACGCGGTGCTGATCTTCGGCTTCGCGCAGCCGGTGTGGCTGTACCTGGCGCGCAGCCTCGCTCCGGTGGCCTCGACGCTGTCGGTGATGATGATCCCGGTGCTGGGCACGCTGTCGGGCGCCTGGTGGCTCGACGAGCAGCTGCACTGGCAGGACTTCGCCGCCATCGCGCTGATGCTGGTGGCGATCGCCTCGGTGCTCTGGCCGGCGCGGCCGCTGCAAGCCAGTCAGGCCGCGTAA
- the ybeY gene encoding rRNA maturation RNase YbeY, protein MPARPDLTLSLQFADSTHRAELPRHKVIRWIRAALQAPAEITVRIVDAEEGQALNRDFRGKDYATNVLTFDYSREPVVSADLVLCAPVVAREATEQGKPIQAHYAHLLVHGTLHAQGFDHEKARDAKVMEARETQILAALGFEDPYAA, encoded by the coding sequence ATGCCAGCCCGGCCCGACCTGACCCTGTCGCTGCAGTTCGCCGATTCGACGCACCGCGCAGAGCTGCCGCGGCACAAGGTGATTCGCTGGATCCGCGCCGCGCTGCAGGCGCCGGCCGAGATCACCGTGCGCATCGTCGATGCGGAGGAAGGCCAGGCGCTGAACCGCGACTTCCGCGGCAAGGACTACGCGACCAACGTGCTGACCTTCGACTACAGCCGGGAGCCGGTGGTGTCGGCCGACCTGGTGTTGTGCGCGCCTGTGGTGGCGCGCGAGGCCACCGAGCAGGGCAAGCCGATCCAGGCGCACTACGCCCATCTGCTGGTGCACGGCACGCTGCACGCCCAGGGCTTCGACCACGAGAAGGCGCGCGATGCCAAGGTGATGGAAGCGCGCGAGACGCAGATCCTCGCCGCGCTGGGCTTCGAGGACCCTTACGCGGCCTGA
- a CDS encoding CopD family protein, which produces MLWVKAFHIVFVASWFAGLFYLPRIFVNLAAVPADSHAERERLLLMARRLYRFAGLLMIPALGLGFVLWLYYGIGRGPGNGWMHAKLLLVVGAVGYHHVCRSLLRQFEQFTNRRSERWFRVFNEVTVILFAATVVLVVVKPF; this is translated from the coding sequence ATGCTCTGGGTCAAAGCCTTCCACATCGTCTTCGTCGCCAGCTGGTTCGCCGGTTTGTTCTACCTGCCGCGGATCTTCGTGAACCTCGCGGCGGTGCCGGCCGACAGCCATGCCGAGCGCGAGCGGCTGCTGCTGATGGCGCGCCGCCTGTACCGCTTCGCGGGCCTGCTGATGATTCCGGCGCTCGGCCTGGGCTTCGTGCTCTGGCTCTACTACGGCATCGGCCGCGGCCCGGGCAACGGCTGGATGCACGCCAAGCTGCTGCTGGTGGTCGGCGCGGTCGGTTATCACCATGTCTGCCGATCACTGCTGCGCCAGTTCGAGCAGTTCACGAACCGCCGCAGCGAACGCTGGTTCCGCGTCTTCAACGAAGTCACCGTGATCCTTTTCGCCGCCACCGTGGTGCTGGTGGTGGTCAAGCCCTTCTGA
- a CDS encoding VanZ family protein produces MARHRSSAVPLAWLYAGLILYASLYPFGEWRVPGSSPLHFLGLAWPRYWTGFDLVSNLLGYLPLGVLVFGARVRAGQAPGSSVLAAVATGAVLSFTMELLQNYLPDRVASNLDLALNVAGAPCGAALGLVVHLLGGVERWQAVRERWFIGGSAGGLALLLLWPLGLLFPAPVPLGLGQVWVRLQETLRSELEGSVMLDWAGPWLHAQPTLERLSAGQELAIVALGLMAPCMIALAIAPQGWRRFVLLAGAVTFGAAATTLSTAMNFGPDHALAWRTPNAAAGFAVGAMLAALVALLPRRAAAGLGLVVLSALVALVLQAPADPYFAVSLQAWEQGRFIRFHGAAQWVGWLWPYAALLYLLVRVGARSDD; encoded by the coding sequence GTGGCCCGCCATCGCAGCTCCGCCGTCCCGCTGGCCTGGCTCTACGCCGGGCTGATCCTCTACGCGAGCCTGTACCCGTTCGGCGAATGGCGCGTGCCGGGCAGTTCGCCGCTGCACTTCCTCGGCCTCGCCTGGCCCCGCTACTGGACGGGCTTCGATCTCGTCTCCAACCTGCTGGGCTATCTGCCGCTGGGTGTGCTGGTGTTCGGCGCGCGGGTGCGCGCCGGGCAGGCGCCCGGCAGCAGTGTGCTCGCGGCCGTTGCGACGGGTGCAGTGCTGTCGTTCACGATGGAACTGCTGCAGAACTACCTGCCGGATCGTGTCGCCTCCAACCTCGACCTCGCGCTGAACGTCGCTGGCGCGCCTTGCGGCGCCGCGCTCGGGCTGGTGGTGCACCTGCTGGGCGGCGTGGAGCGTTGGCAGGCGGTGCGCGAGCGCTGGTTCATCGGCGGCAGTGCCGGCGGGCTGGCCTTGTTGCTGCTTTGGCCGCTGGGCCTGCTGTTCCCGGCGCCGGTACCGCTCGGGCTCGGACAGGTCTGGGTGCGCCTGCAGGAGACCTTGCGATCGGAGCTCGAGGGCAGCGTGATGCTCGACTGGGCCGGGCCCTGGCTGCACGCGCAGCCGACGCTCGAAAGGCTTTCAGCGGGCCAGGAACTCGCCATCGTCGCACTCGGCCTGATGGCGCCGTGCATGATCGCACTGGCCATCGCGCCGCAGGGATGGCGCCGCTTCGTGCTGCTGGCCGGCGCGGTGACGTTTGGCGCTGCGGCCACGACCTTGTCCACCGCCATGAATTTTGGCCCGGACCACGCACTCGCATGGCGCACGCCCAATGCCGCGGCCGGCTTCGCTGTCGGCGCGATGCTGGCGGCGCTCGTCGCGCTGTTGCCGCGGCGGGCCGCCGCGGGCCTCGGGCTGGTGGTGCTGTCGGCGCTGGTGGCGCTGGTGTTGCAGGCGCCGGCAGATCCGTACTTCGCCGTCAGCCTGCAAGCCTGGGAACAGGGGCGCTTCATCCGCTTCCATGGCGCGGCGCAATGGGTCGGCTGGTTGTGGCCCTACGCAGCGCTGCTGTATCTGCTGGTGCGCGTGGGTGCGCGGTCCGACGACTGA
- a CDS encoding sensor histidine kinase — MNAVALLRLAARLLCAAVLATVWPASAAPPPTQLITQALSVASNADRFPEGDPSATTVSLPDDWSDSQPRHDGGVWYRVNFNPGPSLDRTDLLALYVPRSCSNLDVFLNGRRIHSGGRMADPVARNCHYPQLVSLPGGLVLSQGNVLDLHVRGHALQRVAARERAGGLSELRVGAYDELAALHADTLFWNVTAVQIASLALGMLGIVMTGLAWVNRRDAPMGYYGLMAIGWALVSARLWWREVPLDNATVEFLICLSFTPILALAVQFLLSYAGVRSRMIEAALLAQCVVLPMSLLLAGPGRLFGMTGAWYVVLAAETLGAMLLHLHISWRDQRSEFWPMAITLGAAAIALAVEMAVQRGWLALPPAPRMQILLPLILIAFGVRLVVRRAGAAVAPDASRFNMDARVREITAEIERNHAQLAEMRIEQVTEKERKRIAADLHDDLGAKLLTIVHTSESERISTLAREALEEMRLSVRGLTGRPVRLSDALADWRAETVMRLGQANVEIDWKSLAEDTDQVLPARGFVQTTRILREAVSNIIKHSGASHVKVRCAISGLQFGLNIQDNGKGIPMELDGKLDRGHGMSSMKHRAKQMQGQCLVESGPGYGTVIRLTLPLGPEAPAAPAR, encoded by the coding sequence ATGAACGCTGTCGCCCTGCTCCGGCTCGCCGCGCGCCTGCTGTGCGCGGCCGTGCTGGCCACGGTCTGGCCAGCGTCGGCCGCACCGCCGCCGACGCAATTGATCACGCAGGCGTTGTCGGTGGCGAGCAATGCCGACCGCTTTCCGGAGGGCGACCCGTCGGCGACCACCGTCTCGCTGCCCGACGACTGGTCGGACTCGCAGCCCCGGCACGATGGCGGCGTCTGGTACCGCGTCAACTTCAATCCCGGGCCGTCGCTGGACCGCACCGACCTGCTCGCCCTGTACGTTCCTCGCTCCTGCAGCAATCTCGACGTGTTCCTGAACGGCCGGCGCATCCACAGCGGCGGCCGGATGGCCGATCCGGTGGCACGCAATTGCCACTACCCGCAGCTGGTGTCGCTGCCGGGTGGGCTGGTGCTGTCCCAGGGCAACGTGCTCGACCTGCATGTCCGCGGCCACGCCCTCCAGCGGGTGGCCGCGCGCGAGCGTGCCGGCGGTCTGTCGGAACTTCGTGTGGGCGCCTACGACGAACTGGCCGCCTTGCACGCCGACACCCTGTTCTGGAACGTGACCGCCGTACAGATCGCCAGTCTCGCCCTGGGCATGCTCGGCATCGTGATGACGGGGCTGGCCTGGGTGAACCGGCGCGATGCACCGATGGGCTACTACGGCCTGATGGCCATCGGCTGGGCCCTCGTCTCGGCACGGCTGTGGTGGCGCGAGGTGCCGCTGGACAACGCGACCGTCGAGTTCCTGATCTGCCTGTCGTTCACGCCGATCCTGGCGCTCGCCGTCCAGTTCCTGCTCAGCTATGCCGGGGTGCGCTCGCGCATGATCGAGGCTGCCCTGTTGGCGCAATGCGTGGTGCTGCCGATGAGCCTGCTGCTGGCCGGGCCGGGCCGGCTGTTCGGCATGACAGGCGCCTGGTATGTCGTGCTGGCCGCCGAGACGCTCGGTGCCATGCTGCTGCACCTGCACATCAGCTGGCGTGATCAGCGCAGCGAGTTCTGGCCGATGGCGATCACGCTCGGTGCGGCAGCCATCGCGCTGGCCGTGGAGATGGCCGTGCAGCGCGGCTGGCTCGCCCTGCCGCCGGCCCCGCGCATGCAGATCCTGCTGCCGCTGATCCTGATCGCCTTCGGTGTGCGTCTCGTGGTCCGGCGAGCAGGCGCCGCAGTGGCCCCCGACGCCTCGCGTTTCAACATGGATGCGCGCGTGCGCGAGATCACCGCAGAGATCGAGCGCAATCACGCCCAGCTCGCCGAGATGCGCATCGAGCAGGTCACCGAGAAGGAGCGCAAGCGCATCGCCGCCGACCTGCACGACGACCTCGGCGCCAAGTTGCTGACCATCGTGCACACCAGCGAGAGCGAGCGCATCTCCACGCTGGCGCGCGAGGCGCTCGAGGAGATGCGCCTGTCGGTGCGCGGCCTCACCGGCCGGCCGGTGCGGCTGTCCGATGCGCTGGCCGATTGGCGCGCCGAGACGGTGATGCGACTGGGACAGGCCAACGTCGAGATCGACTGGAAGAGCCTGGCGGAGGACACCGATCAGGTGCTGCCCGCGCGCGGCTTCGTGCAGACCACGCGCATCCTGCGCGAGGCGGTGAGCAACATCATCAAGCACAGCGGCGCCTCGCACGTGAAGGTGCGCTGCGCGATCTCGGGCCTGCAGTTCGGGCTGAACATCCAGGACAACGGCAAGGGCATCCCGATGGAGCTCGACGGCAAGCTCGACCGCGGCCACGGCATGTCGAGCATGAAGCACCGCGCCAAGCAGATGCAGGGCCAGTGCCTCGTCGAGTCCGGGCCGGGCTATGGCACCGTGATAAGGCTCACGTTGCCCCTCGGGCCCGAGGCCCCTGCCGCGCCCGCGCGCTGA
- the hemB gene encoding porphobilinogen synthase, whose product MQTPPPYPASRPRRLRRDVFTRELVREHRLHPSDLILPVFVLAGQGVVQDVGSMPGVQRLSLDRLLPVAEDCVKLGIPVMALFPVIEQSLKTEDGREALNPEGLVPTVVRELKKRFPELGVMTDVALDPFTSHGQDGLLDATGYILNDETVAVLRQQALVQAQAGVDIVAPSDMMDGRIGAIRTALEAKGLIHTRIMAYSAKYASAFYGPFRDAVGSSANLGKSNKKVYQMDPGNTDEALREVGLDIAEGADMVMVKPGMPYLDIVRRVKDEFHVPTFAYQVSGEYAMLKAAAQNGWLDHDAVMMESLLGFKRAGADGVLTYFARDAARLLKAA is encoded by the coding sequence ATGCAGACGCCACCACCCTACCCCGCCAGCCGCCCGCGCCGCCTGCGCCGCGATGTTTTCACGCGCGAGCTGGTGCGTGAGCACCGACTACATCCCAGCGACCTGATCCTGCCGGTGTTCGTGCTGGCTGGCCAGGGTGTGGTGCAGGACGTGGGCTCGATGCCCGGGGTCCAGCGCCTGAGCCTGGACCGGCTGCTGCCGGTGGCCGAGGACTGCGTGAAGTTGGGCATCCCCGTGATGGCGCTGTTCCCGGTGATCGAGCAGTCGCTCAAGACCGAGGACGGCCGCGAGGCACTCAACCCCGAGGGACTGGTTCCCACGGTGGTGCGCGAGCTGAAGAAGCGCTTTCCCGAACTCGGCGTGATGACCGACGTGGCGCTCGACCCGTTCACCTCGCACGGCCAGGACGGCCTGCTCGATGCGACCGGCTACATCCTCAACGACGAGACCGTCGCGGTGCTGCGCCAGCAGGCACTGGTGCAAGCGCAGGCCGGCGTCGACATCGTGGCTCCGAGCGACATGATGGACGGCCGCATCGGCGCGATCCGCACGGCTCTCGAGGCGAAGGGCTTGATCCACACCCGCATCATGGCCTACAGCGCCAAGTACGCGAGTGCCTTCTACGGGCCCTTCCGCGACGCCGTGGGCTCGTCGGCCAATCTCGGCAAGAGCAACAAGAAGGTCTACCAGATGGACCCGGGCAACACCGACGAGGCACTGCGCGAAGTCGGGCTCGACATCGCCGAAGGCGCCGACATGGTGATGGTCAAGCCCGGCATGCCCTATCTCGACATCGTGCGCCGGGTGAAGGACGAGTTCCACGTGCCGACCTTCGCCTACCAGGTCAGCGGCGAGTACGCCATGCTCAAGGCCGCCGCTCAGAACGGCTGGCTCGACCACGACGCGGTGATGATGGAGAGCCTGCTCGGCTTCAAGCGCGCCGGCGCCGATGGCGTGCTGACCTACTTCGCCCGCGACGCGGCCCGGCTGCTGAAGGCAGCCTGA
- a CDS encoding alpha/beta hydrolase, producing the protein MNSHTLRQLVPGPAGAIECAIDAPAGAAHGVAVICHPHPQHGGTMDNKVAQTLARAAVTLGWRSVRFNFRGVGASEGTWDEGRGEVDDALAVIAAMRRPGEALLLAGFSFGAYVASQAAALLPDDAKPQRLALVGPSTQKQQMPVVPSDTVVIHGEADDVVPLSATLDWARPQALPVIVFPGVGHFFHGQLGLLKHTLVQQLRTPAD; encoded by the coding sequence GTGAACAGCCATACCCTCCGCCAGCTCGTGCCCGGCCCGGCCGGCGCGATCGAGTGCGCCATCGACGCGCCCGCCGGCGCGGCGCACGGCGTCGCCGTGATCTGCCACCCGCACCCGCAGCACGGCGGCACGATGGACAACAAGGTGGCGCAGACGCTGGCCCGGGCCGCGGTCACGCTCGGCTGGCGCAGCGTGCGCTTCAACTTCCGCGGCGTCGGCGCATCCGAAGGCACGTGGGACGAGGGCCGCGGCGAGGTCGACGATGCGCTGGCGGTGATCGCCGCGATGCGCCGCCCCGGCGAGGCGCTGCTGCTGGCCGGTTTCTCCTTCGGTGCTTACGTCGCGTCACAGGCCGCGGCGCTGTTGCCCGATGATGCGAAGCCGCAGCGGCTGGCGCTGGTCGGCCCGTCGACGCAGAAGCAGCAGATGCCCGTGGTGCCGTCCGACACGGTGGTGATCCACGGCGAGGCCGACGACGTGGTGCCGCTGTCGGCCACGCTCGACTGGGCGCGGCCGCAGGCGTTGCCGGTGATCGTGTTCCCCGGTGTCGGACACTTCTTCCACGGGCAGCTCGGGCTGCTCAAGCACACGCTGGTGCAGCAGTTGCGCACCCCGGCCGACTGA
- a CDS encoding magnesium transporter CorA family protein has translation MRVFHVNGDQFVELDALPATLPATGYLWVGAARREFEVNVAALQTALQAWTGGTLVDLHVSDLLNNQLPSHFDYTSVYDMLVFRRLAAGTGTAGMFVDDTQGTLASGRSAIEAIDTSPVGFAVFDRVLLTVHPTDCQVRDYFAGRLALQGQPTETRAGPRLPSSPADLMLRMVNHMVDSYLELRRLLTRQFTHLQQELFRPHGNFRNWQLLLESRNALHLLEDTCEDQRSALIEWIDALEEWPQAPDAGTGREREMLRLRSRDVLEHIERVLTHVRRLESSAETAVQMHFSAQSHRTSNIMRTLTVLTAIFLPLNLVTGFFGMNFDALPLIHTATGFWIAAAIMLAVGVGLSIYFWRKNYLGSSH, from the coding sequence ATGCGCGTCTTCCACGTCAACGGCGACCAGTTCGTCGAACTCGACGCGCTGCCCGCCACGCTGCCGGCCACCGGCTACCTTTGGGTGGGCGCGGCGCGGCGCGAATTCGAGGTCAACGTGGCAGCGCTGCAGACTGCGCTGCAGGCCTGGACCGGCGGCACGCTGGTCGACCTGCACGTGTCGGACCTGCTCAACAACCAGTTGCCCTCGCACTTCGACTACACGTCCGTGTACGACATGCTGGTGTTCCGCCGCCTGGCCGCGGGAACGGGCACCGCGGGCATGTTCGTCGACGATACCCAGGGCACGCTGGCCAGCGGTCGCTCGGCGATCGAGGCGATCGACACCAGCCCGGTCGGCTTCGCGGTGTTCGACCGCGTGCTGTTGACCGTGCATCCCACCGACTGCCAGGTGCGCGACTACTTCGCCGGTCGCCTGGCGCTGCAGGGCCAGCCGACCGAGACGCGCGCCGGCCCGCGCCTGCCGAGCAGCCCGGCCGACCTGATGCTGCGCATGGTCAACCACATGGTGGACAGCTACCTCGAGCTGCGCCGCCTGCTGACGCGGCAGTTCACCCACCTGCAGCAGGAGTTGTTCCGCCCGCACGGCAATTTTCGCAACTGGCAGCTGTTGCTGGAATCGCGCAACGCACTGCACCTGCTCGAAGACACCTGCGAGGACCAGCGCAGCGCGCTGATCGAATGGATCGACGCGCTGGAGGAGTGGCCGCAGGCTCCCGACGCCGGCACCGGCCGAGAGCGTGAGATGCTGCGGCTGCGCTCGCGCGACGTGCTCGAGCACATCGAGCGCGTGCTGACGCACGTGCGCCGACTCGAGTCGTCCGCCGAGACGGCGGTGCAGATGCACTTCTCGGCACAGAGCCACCGCACCAGCAACATCATGCGGACTCTCACGGTGCTCACTGCCATCTTCCTGCCGCTCAATCTGGTGACCGGTTTCTTCGGCATGAACTTCGATGCATTGCCGCTCATCCACACCGCCACCGGATTCTGGATCGCTGCGGCCATCATGCTGGCCGTCGGAGTCGGCCTGAGCATCTACTTCTGGCGCAAGAACTACCTGGGCAGCTCGCATTGA